The sequence ACACCAACTTGGTATTTGCGATGTACTTTCTGCGTTAAAATTAACGGATGAATTCCCTAAAAACCTATGCTTAATAGGGGTTCAACCAGAAACTTTTGAGCCGCAGATTACATTAAGTGAAACAATTCAAAAACAATTTCCAGAAATTTTTAAAACATTAGAAAACGTTTTGAAAGAGTATGGATTTCACGTTCAAATGTAGATGAGAAATAACAGATTTCACGCACACCATAATTTGTTCTTATAGTATGCGTGAATTGTTGAAATTCACCTCGCTATAAATTTTAATAATTATGTATCGACACGAAAAAACACCAGAAAATACCACCGCACTTGAAGGTGTCATTCAAGGCTTAGCCGAAGAGCCATCTTCAATCTTCCAAAACGAAATGCAAAAAGTTGCAGAAGAAATGAAAGATCTTCCTTTCTATCGAAAAGGTATCGACTGCTATTGCCCTAAATTTGTACTTTTTGAAAACCAATGGATAGGTACGGTTGTGACACCTTGGATGTTGAGCATTGTCATTTTGCCAGGCAAAGATCAAGAATGGGAACCGCGCGAAATTGGCGATAAACTTTCAGTACAACTACCCTATAAAACCTTCACGTTCACAGTGAGTAGTTTAGAAAATATTCCACAATATCTTAGTTGCTCCCTTCATTCTCCGATTGATCCTGCAATGACAAATACTCAAGCGGCTCAACTCGCGCAAGATTGCCTCAGAATGATTTTATCGATGCCAACAAAAGCAACAACTTTTGATCCAGATCGACGTAACTTATTCCGCGCAATAGTAAAATAGACACAAATTTCAATAGGAGTGAAAGTATTATGTGTTTAGGTGTTCCAGGCCAAATTGTTAAAATTGGCGAAAGTGCTCTTCAACTTGCCACCGTGGATGTATGTGGCGTACAACGTGATGTGAATATTTCACTGGTCTGCACTGGAGATCCTGCCGATTTACTTGGCAAATGGGTGCTCGTTCATGTAGGCTTTGCAATGAGTGTTATTGATGAAGATGAAGCCAAGAAAACCCAAGAAGCCCTGCTCGCTATGAGTCAACTAGAACACGAAGTTGGGGATTTTTTAGGATTAAATCAAAAATAAAAAAGTAGGCATTGCGCCTACTTTTTTATTCCAATTTATACCTCTCAATCTCTCTAATTTTTCTAATCTAAACCAATATTTCTCTTATCTTTTTATTTAAGAAATATCTCTATAACAATGTAAAAAGTCTATTAATTGAATCATTTAATTGTAATGTAGAAGATGATAGTGCAGTGGAAATTTTAATCTTTTACAAATTATATCTCATAGGATATAAATAACAAATTATACTTTACAAGATATAAAACAAGATTTATACTTTATGGCGTATAAAACAATTTCTATATGCTATAGCGTATGAGGAGTCACAATGGTTATCACCACCGCAAAAATGCTTTCTCATGTCATTCGTGAATTTCGCTATCAAGGCGATCTGTCACAAACTGATGTTGCTAAACTCGCCGGAACTACCCAAGCCAGAATTTCAGCGTTTGAGAATGAGCCAGAGCGTACTAAATTAGAAACGCTATTTAAAA comes from Haemophilus haemolyticus and encodes:
- the hybE gene encoding hydrogenase-2 assembly chaperone, producing MYRHEKTPENTTALEGVIQGLAEEPSSIFQNEMQKVAEEMKDLPFYRKGIDCYCPKFVLFENQWIGTVVTPWMLSIVILPGKDQEWEPREIGDKLSVQLPYKTFTFTVSSLENIPQYLSCSLHSPIDPAMTNTQAAQLAQDCLRMILSMPTKATTFDPDRRNLFRAIVK
- the hybG gene encoding hydrogenase maturation factor HybG, producing the protein MCLGVPGQIVKIGESALQLATVDVCGVQRDVNISLVCTGDPADLLGKWVLVHVGFAMSVIDEDEAKKTQEALLAMSQLEHEVGDFLGLNQK
- a CDS encoding helix-turn-helix domain-containing protein → MVITTAKMLSHVIREFRYQGDLSQTDVAKLAGTTQARISAFENEPERTKLETLFKILAGLELELIVQPRKKSSDTALSIKEPTATYDDDEAW